In one window of Desulforhabdus amnigena DNA:
- a CDS encoding PTS sugar transporter subunit IIA — protein sequence MKILDILTEKSVITELKGKTKKQVLEELIDAVLEHKPQLDRSRLMAVLLERERLGSTGIGDGIAIPHGKLKDLDQLVLSFGRSTGGVDFESMDGKPVHLFFLLVAPENCAGIHLRALAKIARLLKNSAVRKKLGSVSSREEIYSIIRQEDEDF from the coding sequence ATGAAGATTCTGGATATCTTGACAGAGAAATCAGTCATAACGGAGCTTAAAGGCAAGACCAAAAAGCAGGTTCTGGAAGAGCTCATCGATGCGGTGCTGGAACACAAACCTCAACTGGACCGCAGCCGATTGATGGCCGTCTTGCTGGAGAGAGAACGCCTTGGAAGCACCGGGATAGGCGACGGCATCGCCATCCCTCATGGCAAACTCAAGGATCTGGACCAGCTCGTTCTGTCTTTCGGAAGATCAACCGGGGGGGTAGATTTTGAGTCCATGGACGGCAAACCTGTGCACCTCTTTTTCCTTTTGGTCGCCCCGGAAAATTGTGCGGGGATTCACCTGAGGGCCCTTGCGAAGATAGCCCGGCTTCTCAAGAACAGCGCGGTGCGCAAGAAATTGGGGAGCGTTTCAAGCCGGGAAGAGATCTACTCCATCATCCGCCAGGAGGATGAAGACTTCTGA
- the hpf gene encoding ribosome hibernation-promoting factor, HPF/YfiA family — MQISVTFRHIDPSPPLRTYTEEKISRIKKYLKEPIDAHVVLKVEKFRHIAEATIDAGGLRLNATEEMEDMYAAIDMLTDTLEGQAKKSKERSNRYKGGNHSKRLGAPGEFVRTQPPQDEEEARIIRSEQVFAKPMDLDEAVMQLNLSNGEFIVFNNRNTNRINVLYRRKDGNYGLIETIS, encoded by the coding sequence ATGCAAATCAGCGTGACGTTTCGCCATATTGATCCGTCCCCGCCGTTGCGGACTTACACCGAAGAAAAGATTTCGCGCATAAAGAAATATCTCAAGGAACCCATCGATGCGCATGTGGTTCTCAAAGTGGAAAAATTCCGGCACATCGCGGAAGCAACCATCGATGCCGGCGGATTGCGTCTGAACGCAACGGAAGAAATGGAAGATATGTACGCCGCCATCGACATGTTGACCGATACCCTTGAGGGGCAGGCGAAAAAAAGCAAAGAGAGGTCCAACCGGTACAAGGGAGGAAACCATTCCAAGCGCCTCGGTGCGCCTGGAGAATTCGTACGAACACAGCCGCCACAAGATGAAGAGGAAGCGCGCATCATCAGGTCGGAACAGGTCTTTGCAAAACCCATGGACCTTGACGAAGCGGTGATGCAATTGAATCTTTCCAATGGTGAATTTATAGTTTTCAACAACCGGAACACCAATAGAATCAATGTGCTTTATCGGCGCAAGGACGGCAATTACGGCCTCATAGAAACGATTTCATAA
- the rpoN gene encoding RNA polymerase factor sigma-54, which produces MAALELRQQLKLSQQLIMTPQLQQAIKLLQLSRLELLETINQELETNPLLEETQEEIVQGDESVTAEPLKADEPFESVEITEKIREDFDWEGYLDEYSSGSPVVVETDPNQEWASYDHRLTLPDTLEDHLVWQLRLSDVTESEKQIGALIIGNLDKDGYLDATIEEIAQMGEVSTKEVESVLEKIQLLDPLGVGARDLRECLLIQAKVLYPDNELLHQIIDQHLHYLETKNYQALVRTLKKTPQEVKAAIDIILQLDPRPGSAYNEESVEYISPDVYVVKVDDEFVIVLNEDGMPKLRVSSYYKEALSEDAVLPADAKDYIQNKLRSAAWLIKSIHQRQRTLYKVAQSILKLQSDFFEKGVAYLRPMVLRDVAEDVGMHESTISRVTSNKYMHTPHGIFELKYFFNSSINSVLGEAVASESVKERIRQIIREEDSKKPYSDQEIVEILKKENVNIARRTVAKYREMLNILPSSKRRSSFWES; this is translated from the coding sequence ATGGCGGCACTGGAACTGAGACAACAGCTGAAACTCAGCCAGCAACTGATCATGACCCCTCAGTTGCAACAAGCGATCAAGCTCCTTCAACTTTCCCGTCTCGAACTCTTGGAGACCATCAACCAGGAACTGGAAACCAATCCGTTGCTCGAGGAGACGCAGGAAGAGATCGTGCAAGGAGACGAATCAGTTACGGCCGAGCCCCTCAAAGCGGATGAACCTTTTGAATCTGTTGAAATTACTGAAAAAATCAGAGAAGATTTCGACTGGGAGGGCTACCTGGACGAATACAGTTCGGGGAGCCCCGTGGTGGTGGAAACAGACCCTAACCAGGAATGGGCATCCTACGATCATCGTCTGACACTTCCCGATACGCTGGAAGACCACCTCGTCTGGCAGCTTCGCCTGTCTGATGTTACAGAATCCGAAAAGCAAATCGGAGCTCTCATCATTGGAAACCTGGATAAAGACGGTTACCTGGATGCAACGATAGAGGAAATCGCCCAAATGGGGGAAGTGAGCACCAAAGAAGTGGAATCCGTTCTGGAAAAGATTCAACTCCTCGATCCTCTGGGCGTGGGAGCTCGTGATTTGCGGGAATGCCTTCTCATTCAAGCCAAGGTCCTTTATCCCGACAACGAACTGCTCCATCAGATCATCGACCAGCATCTGCACTACCTTGAAACCAAGAACTACCAGGCGCTGGTGCGGACCTTGAAAAAGACGCCTCAAGAAGTCAAGGCAGCCATCGATATCATCCTGCAGCTCGATCCCCGTCCGGGCAGCGCGTACAACGAAGAGTCGGTTGAATACATCAGCCCGGACGTCTATGTCGTCAAGGTGGATGATGAATTCGTGATTGTTCTGAACGAAGATGGAATGCCCAAGCTGAGAGTCAGTTCCTATTATAAAGAGGCCCTCAGTGAAGATGCCGTATTGCCAGCAGATGCCAAGGACTACATTCAAAACAAACTGAGATCGGCCGCATGGTTGATCAAAAGCATTCACCAGCGTCAGCGGACCCTTTACAAAGTTGCTCAGAGTATCCTCAAACTGCAGTCGGATTTTTTTGAAAAGGGTGTGGCCTATCTCAGGCCCATGGTTTTGAGGGATGTGGCTGAAGATGTGGGAATGCACGAGTCCACGATCAGCCGGGTGACATCCAATAAATATATGCATACTCCCCATGGGATTTTTGAGTTGAAATATTTTTTCAACAGTTCCATAAATAGCGTTTTGGGAGAAGCGGTTGCTTCAGAGAGCGTCAAGGAGAGGATTCGACAGATCATCCGGGAAGAGGATTCGAAGAAGCCTTACAGTGATCAGGAAATCGTCGAAATCCTCAAAAAAGAGAATGTCAACATCGCTCGACGCACCGTAGCCAAGTATAGGGAAATGCTAAATATATTGCCTTCCAGCAAACGTAGGTCATCTTTCTGGGAGTCTTGA
- the lptB gene encoding LPS export ABC transporter ATP-binding protein: MPDSSKKLIVQDLVKKYGGRYVVDRVSLEVRAGQIVGLLGPNGAGKSTTFYSVVGIIRPDAGEVFLNGENIIQIPMYLRARKGITYLPQEASIFRKLTVEQNIMAILETLSMSREERTARMKELLEDLNIAHLAGNKGDRLSGGERRRVEISRALVTQPSFILLDEPFAGIDPIAVLEIQGLIRSLKAKGIGVLISDHNVRETLKVCDWAYIMHQGKILEAGDPVSIAQSDLARRTYLGDQFSLS, translated from the coding sequence ATGCCGGATTCATCCAAAAAGTTGATCGTACAGGATCTGGTCAAGAAGTACGGGGGAAGATACGTAGTCGATCGGGTAAGCCTGGAAGTGCGTGCAGGCCAGATCGTGGGGTTGCTCGGCCCAAACGGAGCAGGAAAGTCCACAACGTTTTACAGCGTGGTGGGAATCATTCGGCCGGACGCGGGTGAGGTGTTTTTGAACGGTGAAAACATCATTCAAATCCCCATGTACCTGCGGGCTCGAAAGGGAATCACATACTTACCCCAGGAGGCCTCGATTTTCAGGAAATTGACCGTGGAACAAAACATCATGGCTATTTTGGAAACCTTGTCCATGAGCAGGGAAGAACGAACCGCTCGAATGAAGGAACTGCTGGAAGATCTGAATATCGCTCACCTTGCTGGAAACAAGGGGGACCGACTGTCGGGCGGGGAAAGGCGTCGCGTGGAAATCAGCAGAGCTCTTGTGACCCAGCCCAGCTTTATCCTTCTGGATGAACCTTTTGCTGGAATAGATCCCATTGCCGTCCTGGAGATCCAGGGACTCATTCGATCTCTCAAGGCAAAAGGGATCGGCGTTCTCATCTCAGACCACAATGTTCGTGAAACCCTCAAGGTTTGTGACTGGGCTTACATAATGCACCAGGGAAAAATTTTGGAAGCAGGCGATCCGGTGAGCATTGCCCAGAGCGATCTGGCTCGCAGGACCTACCTAGGAGATCAATTCAGTCTTTCGTAA
- the lptA gene encoding lipopolysaccharide transport periplasmic protein LptA, with the protein MQSSHMNSRHFVPLVLLLFCLLLNTIPNVSFAAEKKSVSPIPGEKALKSDSPLHIASDRMEVKQNEKTILFEGHVVVQQDDLTITGRTLKVYAASTGTEKNSQSSMMDKIDRIEIEGDVKISQQDKVATADKAVYYHVEQKIVLMGNPVVSQGADKVQGRLITLYIAQGRSVVEGGAQTPVQAVLHPARKD; encoded by the coding sequence ATGCAATCATCCCATATGAATTCCAGGCATTTTGTTCCTCTGGTCCTGCTTCTCTTTTGCTTGCTGTTGAATACAATACCCAACGTTTCGTTCGCTGCAGAGAAAAAATCCGTCTCCCCCATTCCCGGCGAAAAAGCCCTCAAAAGCGATTCTCCCCTGCACATCGCCAGTGATCGGATGGAAGTCAAACAGAACGAGAAAACCATCCTCTTTGAGGGGCATGTGGTGGTGCAGCAAGACGATTTGACGATCACGGGCAGAACGCTGAAAGTCTATGCCGCATCCACGGGGACGGAGAAAAATTCCCAGTCCAGCATGATGGATAAAATAGACCGCATCGAAATAGAGGGCGATGTCAAAATATCCCAACAAGACAAGGTCGCCACTGCCGACAAGGCGGTATATTACCACGTTGAACAAAAGATCGTTCTCATGGGTAATCCCGTTGTTTCCCAGGGTGCGGACAAAGTCCAGGGGCGTCTCATCACGTTGTACATCGCTCAGGGCCGCAGTGTAGTGGAAGGTGGCGCACAGACTCCTGTTCAGGCGGTTCTCCACCCCGCCCGAAAGGACTGA
- the lptC gene encoding LPS export ABC transporter periplasmic protein LptC gives MSSRKLLQGLVLTLALGLTSVLMVGIWKGKTMKEQRVVEESEPTEAEMKLTDMEYTEMQEGNRIWTLKASEANYFQDEQKTLLTSVLLTLFLKSGEEIYLKSQKGILFAGTRNIELTDSVEATLPQGYTLSTEKAFYNHEARTIQSESLIHLTGPDVDLQGKRWQFHIPEREGIIEGGVRATVVFLPPKSQPSQ, from the coding sequence ATGTCTTCTCGCAAATTACTGCAGGGATTGGTTCTGACTCTGGCGTTGGGTTTGACGTCGGTGCTCATGGTGGGAATCTGGAAAGGGAAAACCATGAAAGAACAGCGGGTCGTTGAGGAAAGCGAACCGACGGAAGCTGAAATGAAGCTTACGGACATGGAATACACGGAAATGCAGGAAGGCAATCGCATCTGGACCCTCAAGGCATCCGAGGCAAATTATTTTCAGGATGAACAAAAGACGCTTCTCACATCGGTCCTACTCACTCTCTTTTTGAAGAGCGGAGAAGAGATTTATTTGAAAAGTCAGAAGGGCATTTTGTTTGCTGGGACGCGGAACATCGAATTGACGGATTCCGTCGAAGCGACGCTGCCTCAAGGGTATACTCTATCCACAGAGAAGGCTTTCTACAATCATGAAGCCAGGACCATCCAGTCGGAATCACTCATTCACCTCACAGGACCCGACGTGGATCTTCAAGGGAAACGATGGCAGTTCCACATCCCGGAACGTGAGGGAATCATCGAGGGAGGGGTCCGGGCGACTGTGGTTTTCCTTCCTCCCAAATCTCAACCCAGTCAATGA
- a CDS encoding KdsC family phosphatase, whose product MTFTEISHELRMRILPVRLVIFDVDGVLTDGRIIYHDDGSEIKAFDVQDGHGIKLLQRAGIDVALVTGRYCRAVDNRAEGLGIKKVYQGVHYKVEAYEKILSETGLKDEEVGYVGDDLIDIPVMRRVGFAVAVSNATSHVMPYAHYVTRARGGSGAGREVCELILQVQGRWEKVTQRYFQS is encoded by the coding sequence ATGACTTTTACTGAAATAAGCCACGAATTGCGAATGCGCATCCTACCCGTTCGACTGGTGATTTTCGACGTGGATGGCGTTTTGACCGATGGACGCATCATCTACCACGATGACGGGTCGGAGATCAAAGCCTTCGATGTGCAGGACGGGCATGGTATCAAGCTGCTGCAGCGGGCGGGAATCGATGTGGCGCTGGTGACCGGCAGGTACTGCAGGGCGGTGGATAACCGGGCGGAGGGTCTGGGGATAAAAAAAGTCTACCAGGGAGTCCACTACAAGGTGGAAGCCTATGAGAAGATCCTTTCGGAAACCGGTCTGAAGGACGAGGAAGTAGGGTATGTGGGAGATGACTTGATCGACATCCCCGTCATGCGAAGAGTGGGGTTCGCCGTCGCTGTATCCAATGCAACCTCTCACGTAATGCCGTATGCTCATTATGTGACTCGAGCCAGGGGAGGATCTGGAGCGGGAAGAGAAGTTTGTGAGCTGATTTTACAGGTCCAGGGCCGGTGGGAAAAAGTGACGCAACGTTATTTCCAAAGCTGA
- the kdsA gene encoding 3-deoxy-8-phosphooctulonate synthase → MAKFEVLGQQIGKSRFFVIGGPCVIENEALVLRIAAFLKATCEDLGIPYVFKSSYDKANRTSLQSYRGPGLKEGLSILARVREELGVPVLTDIHSVPEAAQAGNIVDILQIPAFLARQTDLLRAAGETGKPVNIKKSQFLAPWDMTQVIEKVRQTGNEKILLTERGSQYGYNNLVVDMRSIPIMTDFGYPVVFDATHSVQLPGGEGSSSGGQREYVAPLACAAVAAGAHGVFLEMHEDPDKALCDGPNSLRLSQVPSLLEKLLKIYHAVRDDQ, encoded by the coding sequence GTGGCAAAATTTGAAGTGTTGGGACAACAAATAGGGAAGAGTCGCTTTTTTGTCATCGGTGGCCCCTGCGTCATTGAAAACGAAGCACTGGTGCTGAGAATCGCAGCTTTCCTGAAGGCAACATGCGAAGATCTTGGAATCCCTTATGTCTTCAAGAGCTCCTACGATAAGGCCAACCGTACCTCCCTGCAATCGTATCGCGGACCGGGACTCAAAGAGGGCCTTTCTATCCTGGCCCGTGTAAGAGAGGAGCTCGGAGTTCCCGTTTTGACGGATATCCACAGTGTACCGGAAGCCGCTCAGGCAGGGAATATCGTGGACATTCTTCAGATTCCGGCTTTTTTGGCACGGCAGACAGACCTTTTGCGAGCAGCGGGAGAAACGGGAAAACCGGTCAATATCAAGAAGTCTCAATTTCTCGCTCCCTGGGATATGACCCAGGTGATAGAGAAAGTTCGACAGACCGGCAATGAAAAGATCCTTCTCACCGAACGAGGAAGTCAGTACGGGTACAATAACCTGGTGGTGGACATGCGATCCATCCCCATCATGACCGATTTTGGCTACCCCGTCGTTTTCGATGCCACTCACAGCGTTCAACTGCCTGGAGGAGAGGGTTCGAGTTCCGGCGGGCAGCGCGAATATGTCGCCCCACTGGCTTGTGCGGCTGTTGCAGCAGGTGCCCACGGGGTATTCCTCGAGATGCATGAGGACCCGGACAAAGCCCTCTGCGACGGACCGAATTCTCTGAGGCTTTCCCAGGTACCTTCACTGCTCGAAAAGCTTCTGAAAATCTATCATGCCGTGCGGGATGACCAATGA
- a CDS encoding CTP synthase — protein sequence MRQPKFIFITGGVLSSLGKGLAAASIAALMESRGLRVTLQKLDPYINVDPGTMNPFQHGEVFVTDDGAETDLDLGHYERFTHARMSKKNNFTSGSIYYSVITKERRGDYLGGTVQVIPHVTDEIKSCIRGAVEDYDVIIVEIGGTVGDIESLPFLEAIRQFRNDVGRENVLYIHVTLVPFLKTSGEVKTKPTQHSVKELRSIGIQPDILLCRTEKVLSAEIKAKIAHFCNVEPDGVITAQDVECIYEAPLRFHQEGLDEKILRLLNIWTRAPILDPWREMVRKLKEPEYEVRIAIVGKYIELTESYKSLNEALVHGGGAHNTRVLLDYVDSENVEKEGGEALIEGADGILIPGGFGQRGVEGKIKAIKYARENKVPFLGICLGMQLATVEFARNIAGLEKAHSMEFDKHTPYPVIYLMREWFDYKNNQVIRRDESSDFGGTMRLGAYPCVLEPNSFAYEAYQRSEISERHRHRYEFNNDFREILAKNGLRFSGLSPDKNLVEIIEIPDHPWFLGCQFHPEFKSRPMEPHPIFKAFVGKCLEQAREKRPEDFKKECEC from the coding sequence TTGCGGCAGCCAAAATTTATTTTCATTACAGGCGGGGTTCTTTCATCGCTGGGAAAAGGGTTGGCCGCTGCTTCCATTGCAGCTTTGATGGAAAGTCGCGGCTTGCGAGTGACCCTGCAAAAGCTGGATCCTTACATCAATGTGGATCCCGGAACGATGAACCCTTTCCAGCATGGGGAAGTATTTGTCACGGATGACGGAGCCGAAACGGACCTGGATCTGGGGCATTACGAACGTTTTACCCATGCCCGGATGTCCAAGAAGAACAATTTCACATCCGGGAGCATCTACTACTCAGTCATCACGAAAGAACGGCGCGGCGACTACCTGGGAGGCACGGTCCAGGTGATCCCCCATGTAACCGACGAGATCAAGTCCTGCATCCGCGGAGCGGTGGAGGACTACGATGTCATCATTGTAGAGATCGGCGGCACGGTCGGCGACATTGAAAGTCTTCCCTTCCTGGAAGCCATCCGCCAGTTTCGAAACGACGTGGGCAGGGAAAACGTTCTTTATATACACGTCACTCTCGTACCCTTCCTGAAAACATCGGGCGAAGTGAAGACCAAGCCCACTCAGCACAGTGTCAAGGAGCTTCGAAGCATAGGCATTCAGCCGGACATCCTCCTCTGCCGTACCGAAAAAGTGCTCTCGGCCGAGATCAAGGCCAAGATCGCGCATTTCTGCAATGTTGAACCCGACGGAGTCATCACGGCACAAGATGTGGAATGTATTTATGAAGCTCCACTTCGTTTTCATCAGGAGGGGCTGGACGAAAAAATTCTGCGCCTTCTCAATATATGGACCCGTGCTCCTATCCTCGATCCATGGCGGGAAATGGTTCGCAAGCTCAAAGAGCCTGAATACGAGGTCCGCATTGCTATTGTAGGAAAATATATTGAATTGACGGAATCCTACAAGAGCCTGAACGAAGCCCTGGTCCATGGGGGGGGTGCTCACAATACCCGCGTGCTGCTGGATTATGTCGACTCTGAGAATGTAGAAAAAGAAGGCGGCGAAGCTCTCATCGAAGGAGCCGACGGTATCTTGATTCCTGGGGGATTCGGTCAGCGGGGTGTTGAAGGAAAGATCAAGGCCATCAAGTATGCCAGGGAAAACAAGGTCCCGTTTCTCGGCATTTGCCTGGGCATGCAGTTGGCCACTGTGGAGTTTGCGCGCAATATCGCAGGGTTGGAAAAGGCTCACAGCATGGAATTCGACAAGCACACTCCCTACCCGGTGATTTACCTCATGAGGGAGTGGTTCGACTACAAAAACAATCAGGTGATCCGCAGAGATGAAAGCTCGGATTTTGGCGGTACCATGCGGTTGGGCGCTTATCCCTGCGTGCTGGAGCCGAATTCCTTTGCCTACGAAGCCTATCAGCGCTCGGAAATCTCGGAACGGCACCGGCATCGTTATGAATTCAATAATGATTTCAGGGAAATTCTGGCCAAGAACGGATTGCGTTTCAGCGGCCTTTCTCCCGACAAGAATTTGGTGGAAATCATAGAGATTCCCGACCATCCATGGTTTCTTGGCTGTCAGTTCCATCCCGAATTCAAGTCCCGCCCCATGGAACCCCATCCCATCTTCAAGGCCTTTGTGGGCAAGTGCCTGGAACAAGCTAGAGAAAAACGTCCCGAGGACTTTAAAAAGGAATGTGAATGCTGA
- a CDS encoding HU family DNA-binding protein — protein MTKAELVSKVAGDGGITKAQAEKAVDAMVAAIADALSGGDKVTLVGFGTFSVGERSAREGRNPRTGEKISIPASKVVKFKPGKSLSEKVK, from the coding sequence ATGACTAAAGCTGAATTGGTATCGAAGGTGGCTGGGGATGGCGGAATCACCAAGGCACAGGCGGAGAAGGCTGTGGATGCTATGGTTGCCGCCATCGCGGATGCCCTGTCGGGTGGGGACAAGGTGACTTTGGTGGGGTTTGGAACCTTCAGCGTTGGGGAACGGTCTGCACGTGAAGGAAGGAATCCCAGGACCGGGGAAAAGATCAGCATTCCAGCGTCCAAGGTTGTGAAGTTCAAACCGGGCAAGAGCTTGAGCGAAAAAGTAAAATAA
- a CDS encoding aconitate hydratase produces the protein MAKNLVQKILDAHLLEGRLIPGEEIAVKIDHVLLQDATGTMAMLEFEALGIEAVKAEVAVQYVDHNILQTDNKNADDHKYLQTAAAHYGLYYSPPGNGVSHQVHMEHFGVPGKTMLGADSHTPGAAGVSMLGIGAGGLDVAMAMAGFPYYLPCPRVLGVELTGALPDWVSAKDVILEMLRRYNVKGCVGKIIEYYGPGVKSLSATDRETIGNMGTELGATTSIFPSDENTRAYLEAQGRGECWVELSADEGAEYDEYDAIDLSSLEPLIACPSSPGNVVPVREVAGIKVDQVIVGSSVNSSFRDLMVVAKIVEGRHAHPYTSFHVNPGSRQVLENVAIEGGVMSFLMAGARIHEPGCLGCIGMGQAPGTGEVSLRTMPRNFPGRSGTRDDQVYLCSPETIAAAALRGVITDPRDLGSEMEYPRIKDPEKYHVDISSIIAPSEELRSVEVIRGPNIKPLPEMDPLPGTLTAEVVLKVGDNISTDTIMPAGNQVLPLRSNIEAISKFVYSQIDPDFYKECLAKGSVVVIGGENYGQGSSREHAALAPRFLGVRAKITRSFARIHKANLCNFGILPLTFKNPSDYDLFKKGSKVAFPAVRTHIEKGDVEIPVEVDGRRIVTFLKVSERQRKHLLAGGALNFVRQHPHAEGRPS, from the coding sequence GTGGCGAAGAATCTTGTTCAAAAGATCCTTGATGCACATTTATTGGAAGGGCGGTTGATCCCAGGCGAAGAAATCGCCGTCAAGATCGACCACGTTCTCTTGCAGGATGCCACGGGTACCATGGCCATGTTGGAGTTCGAGGCCCTCGGAATCGAAGCCGTAAAGGCCGAAGTTGCGGTGCAGTACGTGGATCACAACATCCTGCAAACGGATAACAAAAATGCCGACGACCACAAATATCTTCAGACGGCCGCTGCTCACTATGGACTTTATTATAGCCCTCCCGGAAACGGTGTGTCCCACCAGGTGCACATGGAGCATTTTGGAGTTCCCGGGAAAACCATGCTCGGAGCCGACAGCCACACGCCGGGCGCCGCAGGTGTCTCCATGCTGGGGATTGGAGCCGGCGGTCTGGATGTGGCCATGGCCATGGCCGGATTCCCTTATTATCTGCCTTGCCCGAGAGTCCTGGGAGTCGAACTTACGGGGGCTCTGCCCGATTGGGTAAGTGCAAAGGACGTTATCCTCGAAATGCTGAGGCGTTATAACGTTAAGGGATGTGTGGGGAAAATCATCGAATATTACGGGCCGGGGGTAAAGAGCCTTTCGGCTACCGACCGCGAAACCATCGGCAACATGGGAACGGAACTGGGGGCGACCACCTCCATTTTCCCATCGGATGAGAACACCCGTGCCTATCTGGAAGCACAGGGGCGCGGGGAGTGCTGGGTGGAGCTGAGCGCCGACGAAGGGGCGGAGTACGACGAATACGACGCCATCGACCTCTCGTCTCTCGAACCTCTTATCGCCTGTCCTTCTTCTCCTGGAAATGTGGTCCCTGTCAGGGAAGTTGCCGGAATCAAAGTCGATCAGGTGATTGTCGGCAGCAGTGTGAACTCTTCCTTTCGGGATCTCATGGTAGTGGCAAAAATTGTCGAAGGGCGCCATGCTCACCCCTATACTTCTTTTCATGTGAACCCCGGAAGCCGCCAAGTTTTGGAAAACGTGGCGATTGAAGGGGGAGTCATGTCCTTTCTCATGGCGGGAGCTCGAATCCATGAACCGGGATGCTTGGGGTGCATCGGCATGGGGCAGGCTCCGGGCACAGGTGAAGTGAGCCTGCGTACGATGCCGAGAAATTTTCCCGGACGTTCCGGAACCAGGGACGATCAGGTATATCTTTGTTCTCCGGAAACCATAGCCGCTGCCGCACTGAGAGGCGTCATCACCGATCCCCGGGATCTGGGAAGCGAGATGGAATATCCCCGCATCAAGGATCCGGAGAAATACCATGTCGACATATCTTCTATCATCGCTCCATCCGAAGAATTGAGGAGCGTCGAAGTCATCCGGGGCCCCAATATCAAGCCGCTGCCTGAGATGGATCCTCTCCCCGGGACCCTCACGGCGGAAGTGGTGTTGAAAGTGGGAGACAATATCTCCACCGACACCATCATGCCCGCAGGAAACCAGGTTCTGCCCTTGCGGTCCAACATCGAGGCCATCAGCAAATTTGTATATTCCCAGATCGATCCGGATTTTTACAAGGAATGCCTGGCCAAAGGATCGGTGGTTGTCATTGGAGGAGAGAATTACGGGCAGGGGTCCAGTCGCGAACATGCCGCCCTGGCTCCCCGTTTTCTCGGAGTCCGTGCGAAGATCACTCGAAGCTTTGCGCGAATTCACAAAGCCAATCTCTGTAATTTCGGGATACTTCCTCTCACTTTTAAGAACCCTTCCGACTATGACCTTTTTAAAAAGGGATCAAAGGTAGCTTTTCCCGCGGTAAGAACGCATATTGAAAAGGGAGACGTGGAAATTCCTGTGGAAGTGGATGGTCGGAGGATTGTTACCTTTCTGAAAGTTTCGGAACGCCAGCGCAAGCACTTGCTGGCCGGCGGCGCTTTGAACTTCGTGAGGCAACATCCCCATGCCGAGGGTCGACCATCATAA